The nucleotide sequence GACCAGGGCCAACACGCCGTCGGTCACCTTCGACACGCCGTACTCGATGAACACCGGGTTCGAGCCCTTCTGGCAGGGGCCGGTGTATATCGACTACAGCCCCGGCGGCATCGGGACGACAGTGTTCGATTACTCCCCCACCTGAGGTGGCCCGTCGAGCAGACGCAGTTGTGAAAGAGCGACGCCCCTATTTCCAGAGGCCGTTGAAGGGTTGCGCGTACATGTCGTTGGCGGTGAGCGGGGGCAGGCCCATGTTGTATTCGATCGTGGACATCAGGCCGTACTCGTCCCCGTAACCGTTCACGACGTAGGGACCGGGTTGCATCCCCGCATCGATGGCCGCCTGATTCGGGATGGCAATCATCACAACGTGATTGCCCTCGTTGCCGAGACCGAGCGACAGATTGTTGGAGTCCTCGTCCATGGTGATGTAGATGACGTCGCTCTGCGACGAATTCCACGTCGGCGACGCTTGAATGGTTTGCACCTGTTGCTGAACGAACGCGTCGCCGGCGGCGACGTTGTACTGGTGGTTCGTGAGTTGGCTGAGCGCCCAGCGGGCATAGTCACTCGGAGAACTTGTAGGGCCTTCCATATTGGTGGCGTCCTCGGCCGCGATCCACGCGAACCTCGGCGCCGTGTTCGGATCCGACAGACCGTTCGACAAACTTGTCAGCGGCTGCAGATGTGCCTGCTGGTAGGCGGGGGTGTTGTTGAAGACGTATTTGAATTCGAGGAACGGCAGCGAGTCGGTGGCGTAGTCCCCCGTTGACACGATGGTGCCCGGGGCCGGCATGCCCTGCGCATAGCCGACCCACGAGATGCCCTGCGAATCCATTTCTTCCATGAGGCTGGGTGCGTCGATGACGTTCGATACGGGGTTGTAGGCGAGCCCGAAGTCCGATCCGCCCATGACGCGGAAGTAGTTGGGATCGCTGGGATGGCTCAGCGCGTAGTAGTTGGCCAGATAGTCCTGGCTGTTGATCAGGCTGTTGATGAAGGGCGCGTTGGGGCTGCCGATGATGTTGCCGACGCCCTTGTTCTCCATGTAGATCAGTTGCACGTGATCGATTTGGCCGACGGTGGACGTCGGTGGCTGGAGTTGCCCCGGGGTCAGACTCGTATCGCCGACCCGGAGCGACACGTTGTCGACGTAGGCGTCGTTGTAGTGACCGAGGATCGGGCAGCGGTCGTTGAACGTCGTGGTCACCACGGCGGTGGTGGTGCCGGTCGGAACCGTTCCGGAGATCTCACGCTGTTGAAACCCCGTCATGCCCAGGCGATCAAGCAGCGAGACCGAACCGGTCGAGCCGGTGCCCAGAACGGCCCCGCTGGAGCTGTAGAAGGTGACGTGCACCGAGGCCGACGACGGATTCAAGAGGCGGCCACCGAGGTCGGCACTGAGCACGTACGGCGTTCCAGCCGCGCCGGTGAGGTTCACGGTTTGGCTGATGGTGGAGGTGGCGACGGGTCCGCCGCCGGCGAAATTGTTGCCGCCGCCCGAGGGCGCGTGTTGTGGAAAGCCTAGGAACTTCGGCAGATCCGGGAATGGAGTCCCGAATGGCGACGGGAAAAATGGCCGCGGGCTGGCGTACGGAATCACGGTCGGGGTGCCGGTCACCGTCCAGCCCGGGACGGTCACCCCGCTGTAGCCGGACGTCGACGGGTCAGCGATTTCGAAGCCGGGATTGATCAACAGGTTCTCACTCAGCGGCACTCCGGACGCGGGCGCCTTGAGGGTGATCATCGGCCGCCCCGTCAATGCGTAAGCGGGCGCGTTGATCACGCCCAGCAGATCCAGCTCGAGGGTCTGCAGCCACGGATTGTTGGCGGCTTCGGTGGCCGCATAGGCGCTCGCACTATGCAACAACGACTGCACGAACCCGGTATGAAAGGCTGCCGTGCGCGCGCTAAGCGCCTGAAAATCCGCCGCGTAGTTGCCAAACAACCGGGTGATGGCCGCCGACACCTCATCCGCGGCCGCCGGGGCGATCCCCGTCGTGGCTGGCGCCGCCGATGCGCCAACCTCCTTGACCGCCGCTCCGATTCGGCTCAGATCCGCCGACGCCGCGGCCAAAACCTCGGGTGCTGTGATCAGGAAGGTCGACATCTGCGGCTCCCGTCAGTTATTGGGGCGGCTCCGAGCCCTCACCATATTCCGCCGGACCCCTGACCGTGAGCGGAATCGGTCTGCGGATCGGGGACTTTCAGGCACTCGAACAGTCGGTCACAACGGACAAGACGCACGCCCGAAGGCGTACAATCCCAACTATAGTTGTGATACTCCAACTTTAGTTGCAAACAAGGAGGTGCCCGAAATGCAGCTGAACCGGCCGTTCGCGACGGTGACGCCGACGTTGGACGGCGACGTACTCGGCGTTCTGGCGACCAGCGAGGTTACGTTCACGATCACCCAGATCCAACGCATCCTGACCACCGCATCAGGCGAGGGTATCCGCAAAGTCCTCACCCGTCTTACGGCCCAGGGCGTGGTAATCCATGATCGGGTCGGCAGGACGAACACCTACCGCCTCAACACCGAACATCTTGCGGCAGAGCCGATCCTGGCGCTGTCGCGGCTGACCGCAACATTCCTGGACCGCCTCAAAGCACACCTGGAGGCGTGGGGCGAGCCGCCCAAGTATGCGGCTGTGTTCGGATCAGCCGCGACCGGTCGGATGACTCTGGGCAGTGACATCGACCTGTTCCTGGTGCGCGCATCGAAGCCTGATCACGTTGGCCGCCAGTGGAACTCGGCGACGTGGGAGCAACAGATAGCCGAACTCGCAAAGTCGGTCACCGCGTGGACCGGCAATGACGGCCGCGTCGTCGAGTACACCGAAGACGAGCTTCGCGCCGCGGCCGCTGCGGGTGAGCCGTTGCTGAGCGACGTGGCTAGGCAAGGCCTGACCGTCGCCGGCACACGGGCATGGCTCGCTAGGCAGCTGCCCCCGATAGGCAGAGCTGCGGCAGCGAGGAAGGCCTGATGGCTGCGACGCGTAAGAAGCAATGGCGGACAGTCCGTGACGATCTCAGTGGCCCCTACCGTTTCCGCGGTTCGCCGTCAACAAGGTCAAAGAATGCCCGAGGGAACCCCAGTGATCGACAACGACAACGCAGGAAGCAACGGAACGCGGGCAACTATGGAAGCGTCCAAATCCCCGTTGGGAAGGACGGTTGCGGTCCCGTCCGCCGTCAACAAGGTCAGGGCACCAAACGGAGTCTTGATAAAGCCGGTTGCGCTCAGGGCCTCCTCGAGCCCGGTGGTGGAACTGACCGGGGCCGCAGCGACCGACAAGTAGAACGGGGGAGAAAGCGGAACGTGTGCGGTTAGGGAAACGTCCAAATGGCCGTTGGGAAGGAGCGTTGCGGTCCCGTTCGCCGTCAACACCTGCAGGGGACCAAACGGAGTCCTGAGGGTGCCAGTGCTTGTCAGGGCCTCCGTGAACCCCGCGGCGGGATCGAGCAGGGACCCACTGACCGGGGCCCCATCGAACGTCAAGCCCAGGGAAGGACGACCGAAAAGACCTGCTGTCAAGGAACCCTGCAAGTTGCCGTTGGAAAAGATGGTTGCGCTCCCGCTCCCCGTCAAAAAGTTCAACGGACCAAACGGGGTCTTGAAGCCGCCAGTTAGGCCGAGGGCCTCGGTGAGCAGCGGGATGCCCGGGAGACCGATACCCGGAAGATTGATACTCGGGAGGTGGAGACCCGGGAGATTGAGACTCGGGAGATTGAGATTCGGGAGATTAATGCCGAGGACACTTGCCGCGCTAGTGGCCTCGGTGCCCATGTACTGCGCGGACGACCCGCTCAACAACTTCACGAACTCGTCGTGAAAGGCCGCCGCCTTGGCGCTGAGGGCGTGGAATCCTTCAGCGTGCGAACTCAAAAGTGCCGCGAAGGCCGCCGACACCTCATCAGCGGCTGGGGCCGCGACCGCGGTTGTTTGGGTCGCCGCCGCCGCGTTAGCGCTGCGCAGTTCGGAGCTTAAGCCCTCCAGGTCTCGACTCGCCCCTGCCATGATGTCCGGTGCGATGCTTAGCAACGTCACAGTTTCCCCCTCCGGTCGCATGATTCGAGAACAAAGCGTCGGTACAGTCCGGATGGGCAAATCGTATAGCCAATGGTCGGCTTTGCACAGATCTTTCACAGAATCTCGTCTGAGTAGCTGCCGAAGGCCCCGGCAGCCGACTCGTGGCTTTGCCTGGAGTGCCACGGTCTCAAGACGCTGGTACCGCTATCCGGGCCCGGCTGCAACGAGCTTGGCGATCACTGACACCAATGACGTGACGACGTGGTCCGTGACCTCGAATGCCGTCAAGGGCCACTCAAAGGCGTTGGCGCGCAACGACTTCAAGAAGTCTGATCCTTGAGCTATCGAGGACCGGGTCCTACGTCGTGGCCCAGCGGGACCGCGAAAGAACCTTGCGCCCCGGCGATCTGGCCGGCTGGAACCCAAAAACTGAGGCGGCCAACATATTCGCCCAAATCCACGCCGACCGTTAGCTGCCCGCGTCGACGCCGGTGTGGGCATTCATCGCCGTTATCGCCTTTTGACCAGTCCGCCCGGCGGGCTTTCGTCAACGTCGTTGAGGATCAGCTCGCGCACGGCGGGCCTCGGTCCGTACGGTCGCAGCATGGTGCTGGCCGGCCGGGGACGCACGTGCTGCGGCCACCAGAACCAGCGTCCGAGCAAGGTGGCCATTGACGGTGTCATGAACGACCGCACGATCAAGGTGTCGAACAACAGGCCCAGCGCGATCGTCGTACCGACCTGGGCCATCACCCGCAGCGGGCTGAACATGAACGTGGCCATGGTGGCGGCGAACACCAGGCCGGCGGCGGTCACCACCGAGCCCGAACCGGCCATCGCGCGGATCGTCCCCGTCTTGAGTCCGGCGTGGATCTCCTCTTTGAACCGCGAAATCAGCAGCAGGTTGTAGTCCGAGCCGACCGCCAGCAGCAGGATGATCGCCATCGCCAGCACCATCCAGTGCAACTTGATGCCCAGGATGTACTGCCATAGGAGCACCGAGAGTCCGAACGAGGCGCCCAGCGACAGCAACACCGTACCGACGATCACGAAGGCCGCCACGACGCTTCGGGTGATGATCAGCATGATGATGAAAATCAGTGTGGCCGCGGAGATTCCGGCGATCATCAGGTCCATGTTGGAGCCGTCGTGCATGTCCCTGTACGTCGCGGCGGTGCCGCCGAGGTAGACGTTGGCGCCCTCCCACGGCGTGCCTTTGATGGCCTCGTGCACGGCCTGCTTGATCGGCCCGATGTGGCTGATGCCTTCCGGAGTCGCCGGGTCGCCTTCATGCGAGATGATCAACCGGACAGCGTGCCCGTCCGGCGAGATGAACTGTTTGAGGCCCCGGGCAAAGTCCGGGCTCTTGAATGCCTCGGGCGGAAGGTAGAACGTATCGTCGTTCTTCGCTTTGTCGAAAGCGTCTCCCTCGGCCGTGGCGTTGTCGGCCTGCGCTCGCGCCTGCTGGTTGAGGCCCATGGTGGTCGCGTAGTTCGACATGATGGTGTCGAGGTTGCGCTGCTGACTCTCAATCTGCGGGGGTATCAGCGCCACAAGCTTGGGCTGAATCGCGTCCAGCTTGTCCAGATTCGCGCTGAGGTTCACGATGTTCTCCGCCACCTGGTCGATGCCGTCAAGCGCATTGAAGATGGACCGTAGCGTCCAGCAGATCGGAATGTCGAAGCAGTGTTTTTCCCAGTAGAAGTAGGCGCGGATCGGCCGGAAGAAGTCGTCGAAGTTGGCGATGTCGTCGCGCAGATGCTCGGTGATCTGCACGGTTTCTTTGGTGAGCCTGGTGGTTTCGTGTGTCGTGTTGCTGAGGTCCTGGGTGACCTGCATCTGCTGATGCAGCAACGCCATCGTCTTCTTGAGCTCGTCGGCCTGGTTCAGCAGGTTTTTCGCCTGCTCGTCCTGATAGTGCTGGGTCTGGAGCCGCCCCGCGGCTTGTGCGCCCATTTGAAAACCGAGGGTGCTGTGGTCGAGCGGCGTGCCCAACGGGCGGGTGATCGTCTGCACCCGGCCGATACCGGGGATGTGAAAGATCGCCTTGGCGACCTTGTCCAGGACGATGAAGTCAGCCGGGTTACGAATGTCGTGATCGGTCTCGATCATCAGCAGCTCGGGGTTGAGCCGAGCCTGGTTAAAGTGCCGGTCGGCGGCCGCATACCCGACATTCGCCGGGGTGTCGGACGGCAAGAAGTGGCGAGTGTCGTAGTCCGTCTTGTAGCCGGGCAGCGCAAGCAGACCGACTAAAGCGATGGCGATGGTCACCGCGAGAACCGGCGCGGGCCAGCGGACGATGGCGGTGCCGATGCGTCGCCAGCCCCGGGTCTGCAGCGTTCGCTTCGGATCCAGCAGCTTGAAGAACGACGCCACGGTCAGGATCGCCGGCGCCAGGGTCAAGGCGGCGAGGACCGCGACCAGCATCCCGACGGCGCAGGGTATGCCGAGCGTTTCAAAATAAGGCAACCGGCAGAAGCTCAGGCAGTACATCGCGCCGGCGATGGTCAGCCCCGAACCCAGCACGACGTGGGCCGTGCTGTGGAACATCGTGTAGAACGCTTGTTCGCGGGTCTCCCCCAGACCCCGGGCTTCGTGGTAGCGGCCGACCACGAAAATCGCGTAGTCAGTTCCGGCGGCGATCGCCATCAGCACCAGCATGTTGTTGGCGAACGTCGAGAGCCCCATGATGCCGTAATTGCCCAGCGTGGCGACGACACCGCGGGCCGCGAGCAACTCGATGAAGACCATGGCCAGCATGATCAGCATGGTGACCACCGACCGGTAGACGAACAGCAGCATCACGATGATCACCGCGAACGTGACCAGAGTGACCAGCAGGACGCCCTTTTGACCCGCGTGAGACTGATCGGCAAACAGCGGACCCGCCCCGGTGACGTAGGCCTTGATCCCCGGCGGCGCCGGCACCGAATTGACGATCTTGCGGACGGCATCGGTGGATTCGCCGGACTCGGCGCTGCCCATGTTGCCGGCGAGGTAGACCTGGACGTACGCGGCCTTTTGATCGTGGCTCTGGGAGCCCGCGGCAGTCAGCGGATCACTCCAGAAATCCTGCACGTGCTGGACGTGCTTCTTGTCCTGCTCGAGTCGCCGGACGATCTCGTCGTAGTAGTGGTGCGCCTCAGCCCCCAGCGGCTTGTCGCCTTCCAGCAGGATCATCGCCGAGCTGTCGGAAGTGAACTCCTTGAACGTCGACCCGACGCGCATCATCGACTGGAACGACACCGCGTCTGTAGGGCTCTGCGACACCGATTGCTTCTTGGAGACGATTTCGAGCTGCGGGGAGATGGTGTTGGTGACGAAGACGATGCCCAGCCAGATCAAGACGATCGGCAGCGCGAGGCGATGGATCATCCGCGGCAGGAACGGCGGGATCAGCGGCTGATCAACGCGGGCTGCGACCTCGGTGGTCTCGCTCACGCGGACTTGTCCAAGCAATAGACGAAGGGGTTGACCGTTTCGTTGGCGGGCGAGCGGTTCGGGGCCTTAATGACGGCACCGCGCCCGTCGTGGTTGTCCACCACGAATTGGCAAGCAATCCAACTGCCGTCTCCTTGCGCTATCAAGTTGGCCGGGATCCCAGGCTTTGTCGACTTCAACACCGTGTTCCAGGGCAGCGGAACGTTGAGGGCCTGCTGCGGGTGGGAGTTCTCGTCGAGATAGTTGATAGTTGCCGTGCTGCCCGGTGACCCCCAGACCTCGAGCGTGATGGTCTTGGCGTTGAACTCGTCGATGACGTCACCGGGTGAGCCACCACCGAACGAACCCGGGTGAACGCCGAAGACGCCGTGCAGGCGGTGGACGACGAAGCCCGATACCGCGACCACAGCCAGGATCGTGAATATTAGCCAGAAACGGCTCAGGAGCCCCTTCTTATGGGCGCGCTGTGGGCCGGGTTTTTCGTCGGCGGTTGGGCGCACCTCAGGATCGAGCGACTCTCTCCGTGGCTCGGTGGTCGTCATGGGCGCTTTCCTAACCAGGGGCAAGGCTACTCAACCAGTTAGCTCAGACGTAACGTTAGTCACTCTAAACTACACCGAGATGGTCCGGGCTTCACAGCCCGAGCTATGAAACGCAAGCGCGGCGGAACAGGACTCATTTTTATGCACGCTCGTAGCTATCGGGGCCTATCAATCACTTCGTAGTGCTTGCATCTCCGCGAGCTCTCGCTTGATCGCTTCGCGCGCCTCCCGGCGCCGTCCACTAGTCATCAGTCTCTTGGTAGCCGCGACCGCCCGCGGATCATGCTTGGCGATCAATGCCGCCGCGGAAGAGGTCTGTTCCATGAGTTCGGCCTCGCTAACCACGCGCCAGGCCAGGCCGGTCTTAAGCGCGGTGGCCGCGTCGATCCATTCACTGGACAGCATCGACCACATTGCTTCTGCCCACGGCATTCTCGTAGCCAAAAGCGCCGAGCTGCCCGCCTCGGGCACCATGCCCAGTGCGGTGAAAGGCAGTCGCAGCCGGGCGGTTTCGGCGATGAGCACCAGGTCGCAGTACAGCAGCAGGGTGCAGCCGAATCCGACCGCGACACCGTTGACGGCGGCGAGCAAGGGTTTATCGAAGCTAGAAAGAACATCGAGGAGTTGGAAGAATTGGTCCCCGGCGTGCTTCCGCTCACTTTCTGGTGTCGCGGGGTCGAGGAGTGAGCGGTCGGCTCCGGCCGAGAAGGCGCGTCCACGACCGGTCAGCACAACGGCTCGCGCTGTGTCGTCGCTCGCGAGGCGCTGCAGCGCGACGCGCAGCTCCTGATATCCGTTGGCAGTGAACGCGTTAAGGCGCTGCGGACGGTCGAATGTCAGCCACGCCACCGCGCCGTCGCGACGCTCGTCAAGCATCTATTCGGTCCGCTGGTCCGCGCTGCGCACGCCCGGGTGTGGAGTCGTCGACTTGCAGGGCAATGAGTGGCCGGTCCATTTTCAGCAGTCCAAGCTCGAATTATCGTGCTCTTGTGTCATTCCGGTTGCCTTCTCGTCCAATGCCTCCGCGCAAGCGCCAGTCGGCTAAGCCCACGGCACCTGGTATCGCCCAGGGCAGCGTACCGTTACAAGCGTTTTGGAACCCGAGGGCCGCCGCCTACGTCCAGCCTCCACGTTAACGTTGGGTGCGCTTGCAGTGCAATAACTTTGAGAGACCATACATCCAGAGTGTTTGCGCGTGCTGTTACGCCCAAACGGGATGGACGGCGAATCGCTGTTATCGACTCGCAGATGGCGCCAACCGTTTCGCCAGATACGGCGCCGTGCGGCTGTGTTTGGCACATGACACCTGTTGAGGCGTGCCGGCCGCAACGACCCGTCCGCCGTCGGTACCGGCTCCCGGTCCCAGGTCGATCACCCAGTCCGCACCCGCGACCATGCGCATGTCGTGTTCGGCCACCACCACGGTATTGCCGGCGTCGACGAGGCGGTGCAGTTGGCGGTCGAGCAGATCCACGTCCGCGGGGTGCAGCCCGGTGGTCGGCTCGTCGAGGACGTAGAGCGTATGCCCTCGCCGCGGCCTTTGCAGTTCGGACGCGAGCTTGATGCGCTGCGCCTCGCCGCCGGACAGTTCGGTCGCGGGCTGTCCGAGACGGAGATATCCCAGTCCGACCTCGCGCAGCGTGGTCAGGCTCCGCGCTGCGTTGGCGACGTCGGCAAGAAACTCCGAGGCCTCATCGACGGTCATCGCGAGCACGTCGGCGATCGTACGGCCGCGATAGCGCACCTCGAGTGTCTCGTCGGAGTAACGCGCTCCTTGACATTCTGGGCAGGTGGCGTATGTGCCTGGCAGGAACAACAATTCGACCGACACGAACCC is from Mycobacterium conspicuum and encodes:
- a CDS encoding PE domain-containing protein, with translation MSTFLITAPEVLAAASADLSRIGAAVKEVGASAAPATTGIAPAAADEVSAAITRLFGNYAADFQALSARTAAFHTGFVQSLLHSASAYAATEAANNPWLQTLELDLLGVINAPAYALTGRPMITLKAPASGVPLSENLLINPGFEIADPSTSGYSGVTVPGWTVTGTPTVIPYASPRPFFPSPFGTPFPDLPKFLGFPQHAPSGGGNNFAGGGPVATSTISQTVNLTGAAGTPYVLSADLGGRLLNPSSASVHVTFYSSSGAVLGTGSTGSVSLLDRLGMTGFQQREISGTVPTGTTTAVVTTTFNDRCPILGHYNDAYVDNVSLRVGDTSLTPGQLQPPTSTVGQIDHVQLIYMENKGVGNIIGSPNAPFINSLINSQDYLANYYALSHPSDPNYFRVMGGSDFGLAYNPVSNVIDAPSLMEEMDSQGISWVGYAQGMPAPGTIVSTGDYATDSLPFLEFKYVFNNTPAYQQAHLQPLTSLSNGLSDPNTAPRFAWIAAEDATNMEGPTSSPSDYARWALSQLTNHQYNVAAGDAFVQQQVQTIQASPTWNSSQSDVIYITMDEDSNNLSLGLGNEGNHVVMIAIPNQAAIDAGMQPGPYVVNGYGDEYGLMSTIEYNMGLPPLTANDMYAQPFNGLWK
- a CDS encoding nucleotidyltransferase domain-containing protein, which translates into the protein MQLNRPFATVTPTLDGDVLGVLATSEVTFTITQIQRILTTASGEGIRKVLTRLTAQGVVIHDRVGRTNTYRLNTEHLAAEPILALSRLTATFLDRLKAHLEAWGEPPKYAAVFGSAATGRMTLGSDIDLFLVRASKPDHVGRQWNSATWEQQIAELAKSVTAWTGNDGRVVEYTEDELRAAAAAGEPLLSDVARQGLTVAGTRAWLARQLPPIGRAAAARKA
- a CDS encoding PE family protein, which gives rise to MTLLSIAPDIMAGASRDLEGLSSELRSANAAAATQTTAVAAPAADEVSAAFAALLSSHAEGFHALSAKAAAFHDEFVKLLSGSSAQYMGTEATSAASVLGINLPNLNLPSLNLPGLHLPSINLPGIGLPGIPLLTEALGLTGGFKTPFGPLNFLTGSGSATIFSNGNLQGSLTAGLFGRPSLGLTFDGAPVSGSLLDPAAGFTEALTSTGTLRTPFGPLQVLTANGTATLLPNGHLDVSLTAHVPLSPPFYLSVAAAPVSSTTGLEEALSATGFIKTPFGALTLLTADGTATVLPNGDLDASIVARVPLLPALSLSITGVPSGIL
- a CDS encoding MMPL/RND family transporter, coding for MSETTEVAARVDQPLIPPFLPRMIHRLALPIVLIWLGIVFVTNTISPQLEIVSKKQSVSQSPTDAVSFQSMMRVGSTFKEFTSDSSAMILLEGDKPLGAEAHHYYDEIVRRLEQDKKHVQHVQDFWSDPLTAAGSQSHDQKAAYVQVYLAGNMGSAESGESTDAVRKIVNSVPAPPGIKAYVTGAGPLFADQSHAGQKGVLLVTLVTFAVIIVMLLFVYRSVVTMLIMLAMVFIELLAARGVVATLGNYGIMGLSTFANNMLVLMAIAAGTDYAIFVVGRYHEARGLGETREQAFYTMFHSTAHVVLGSGLTIAGAMYCLSFCRLPYFETLGIPCAVGMLVAVLAALTLAPAILTVASFFKLLDPKRTLQTRGWRRIGTAIVRWPAPVLAVTIAIALVGLLALPGYKTDYDTRHFLPSDTPANVGYAAADRHFNQARLNPELLMIETDHDIRNPADFIVLDKVAKAIFHIPGIGRVQTITRPLGTPLDHSTLGFQMGAQAAGRLQTQHYQDEQAKNLLNQADELKKTMALLHQQMQVTQDLSNTTHETTRLTKETVQITEHLRDDIANFDDFFRPIRAYFYWEKHCFDIPICWTLRSIFNALDGIDQVAENIVNLSANLDKLDAIQPKLVALIPPQIESQQRNLDTIMSNYATTMGLNQQARAQADNATAEGDAFDKAKNDDTFYLPPEAFKSPDFARGLKQFISPDGHAVRLIISHEGDPATPEGISHIGPIKQAVHEAIKGTPWEGANVYLGGTAATYRDMHDGSNMDLMIAGISAATLIFIIMLIITRSVVAAFVIVGTVLLSLGASFGLSVLLWQYILGIKLHWMVLAMAIILLLAVGSDYNLLLISRFKEEIHAGLKTGTIRAMAGSGSVVTAAGLVFAATMATFMFSPLRVMAQVGTTIALGLLFDTLIVRSFMTPSMATLLGRWFWWPQHVRPRPASTMLRPYGPRPAVRELILNDVDESPPGGLVKRR
- a CDS encoding MmpS family transport accessory protein produces the protein MTTTEPRRESLDPEVRPTADEKPGPQRAHKKGLLSRFWLIFTILAVVAVSGFVVHRLHGVFGVHPGSFGGGSPGDVIDEFNAKTITLEVWGSPGSTATINYLDENSHPQQALNVPLPWNTVLKSTKPGIPANLIAQGDGSWIACQFVVDNHDGRGAVIKAPNRSPANETVNPFVYCLDKSA
- a CDS encoding enoyl-CoA hydratase/isomerase family protein — encoded protein: MLDERRDGAVAWLTFDRPQRLNAFTANGYQELRVALQRLASDDTARAVVLTGRGRAFSAGADRSLLDPATPESERKHAGDQFFQLLDVLSSFDKPLLAAVNGVAVGFGCTLLLYCDLVLIAETARLRLPFTALGMVPEAGSSALLATRMPWAEAMWSMLSSEWIDAATALKTGLAWRVVSEAELMEQTSSAAALIAKHDPRAVAATKRLMTSGRRREAREAIKRELAEMQALRSD